In a genomic window of Gossypium arboreum isolate Shixiya-1 chromosome 9, ASM2569848v2, whole genome shotgun sequence:
- the LOC108454076 gene encoding 60S ribosomal protein L34: MVQRLTYRSRHSYATKSNQHRVVKTPGGKLIYQTTKKRASGPKCPVTGKRIQGIPHLRPAEYKRSRLPRNRRTVNRAYGGVLSGSAVRERIIRAFLVEEQKIVKKVLKIQKTKEKQSSKS, from the exons ATGGTTCAAAGGCTCACTTACCGTAGTCGCCATAGCTATGCTACCAAATCCAATCAACACCGTGTCGTTAAGACCCCCG GTGGGAAATTGATCTATCAGACTACTAAGAAGAGAGCGAGTGGGCCTAAGTGTCCTGTTACTGGAAAGCGAATTCAGGGT ATTCCTCACTTGAGACCTGCTGAATACAAGCGGTCTCGGTTGCCTAGGAACCGTAGGACGGTGAATCGTGCCTATGGTGGTGTTTTGTCTGGAAGTGCTGTTAGAGAAAG GATAATTCGAGCCTTCTTAGTGGAAGAGCAAAAGATTGTGAAGAAGGTTCTGAAAATCCAGAAGACTAAGGAAAAGCAATCCTCAAAGAGCTAG
- the LOC108454075 gene encoding protein FEZ has product MDEKNDVDKVDDVMLPGFRFHPTDEELVGFYLKKKIQQRPLPIELIKQVDIYKYEPWDLPKLAASGEKEWYFYCPRDRKYRNSARPNRVTGAGFWKATGTDRPIYSSDGAKCIGLKKSLVFYRGRAAKGMKTDWMMHEFRLPSMSDSIPPSKKLFDKTLPANDAWAICRIFKKTSTMAQRALSHTWISSLNHGAACSQFSSENISCTTEIGSTIPLCSNGELQQDCSAGFSALDIPSYKSFHQTVYRPSSFHVSNGDLHNNMMFSPLDNMSGSSPKCTIDTSSMLLSRPLISNASASTDFRGQQHQYGDFSISSPQDMQGNGGGVESEEGTRKTSDSIPDYNHLLMGFPFRLSPNMPDSWKPNLPWDSPQCPSEMSTTYSTDKCYT; this is encoded by the exons ATGGATGAAAAGAATGATGTTGATAAAGTTGATGATGTTATGTTGCCTGGTTTTCGATTTCATCCAACAGATGAAGAGCTTGTAGGATTTTACCTCAAGAAAAAGATTCAACAAAGACCTTTGCCCATTGAGCTGATTAAACAAgttgatatatataaatatgaaccCTGGGATCTTCCAA AGCTAGCAGCATCAGGGGAGAAGGAATGGTATTTTTACTGTCCAAGGGACCGAAAATACCGGAATAGTGCGAGGCCTAACAGAGTCACCGGAGCCGGTTTTTGGAAGGCAACCGGGACCGACAGGCCTATATACTCATCTGATGGCGCTAAATGTATTGGTTTGAAGAAATCCCTTGTGTTCTATAGAGGCAGAGCTGCTAAAGGGATGAAAACTGATTGGATGATGCACGAATTTCGGCTACCTTCGATGTCGGACTCGATACCACCGTCAAAGAAGCTCTTTGACAAAACCCTTCCTGCAAAT GATGCATGGGCTATTTGTAGGATATTCAAAAAGACTAGTACCATGGCTCAAAGAGCACTTTCCCACACTTGGATTTCCTCATTGAACCATGGTGCGGCTTGCAGTCAGTTCAGTTCGGAGAACATTTCTTGTACGACTGAAATTGGATCAACGATACCATTATGCAGCAACGGTGAACTACAACAAGACTGCAGTGCCGGCTTTTCGGCTCTAGATATTCCTTCGTATAAATCATTCCATCAAACAGTCTATAGGCCATCTTCATTTCATGTTTCCAACGGAGACCTTCATAACAACATGATGTTTTCTCCGCTTGACAACATGTCTGGATCATCCCCAAAGTGCACTATTGATACCTCTTCCATGCTGTTGAGCCGACCGTTGATTAGCAATGCCTCAGCAAGTACCGATTTCCGAGGGCAACAACACCAATACGGCGACTTTTCGATCAGCTCGCCCCAGGACATGCAAGGCAATGGAGGTGGAGTAGAAAGCGAGGAAGGAACAAGGAAGACGTCGGATTCAATCCCAGACTATAACCATTTATTGATGGGGTTTCCTTTCAGATTGTCTCCAAATATGCCAGATTCATGGAAACCTAATCTACCATGGGATTCACCACAATGTCCTAGTGAGATGTCCACCACTTATTCAACTGACAAATGCTACACTTAA